From the Corythoichthys intestinalis isolate RoL2023-P3 chromosome 15, ASM3026506v1, whole genome shotgun sequence genome, one window contains:
- the LOC130931314 gene encoding enhancer of rudimentary homolog → MSHTILLVQPTKRPEGRTYADYESVNECMEGVCKMYEEHLKRMNPNSPSITYDISQLFDFIDDLADLSCLVYRADTQTYQPNNKDWIKEKIYVLLRRQAQQAAN, encoded by the exons ATG TCTCACACCATCCTGCTGGTGCAACCTACCAAGAGGCCTGAGGGAAGAACGTATGCCGACTACGAGTCCGTCAATGAGTGCATGGAAG GTGTGTGCAAGATGTACGAGGAACACCTGAAAAGGATGAACCCCAACAGTCCGTCCATCACATACGACATCAGCCAGCTATTCGACTTCATTGATGACCTGGCGGATCTCAGCTGTCTGGT GTACCGTGCAGACACGCAGACGTACCAGCCAAACAACAAGGACTGGATCAAGGAGAAGATCTATGTGCTACTGCGCCGTCAGGCCCAGCAAGCCGCCAACTGA